A region from the Sandaracinus amylolyticus genome encodes:
- a CDS encoding MopE-related protein, with product MRTSLLVSAPLVLVLLIACGEPAPAAPDGGSTPDGGQGDATTTPTACDGDESCDDDAWCNGVERCAPGAPGADARGCVAGDPPCAADGCDESAERCDACDADGDGSEAMGCGGDDCDDDDRDRFPGSVEVCDAEAHDEDCRQDTFGELDRDRDGYFAATCCNVSGEGVRTCGDDCADDDPEVHPTEAEMCNRRDDDCDGAVDERACEVPVAVSSDAGHACAVSALGTVWCWGRNQYGQLGDGTQTDRSAAVSVAGLTDAVEIDLDGVGYTCARTTSGDVYCWGGDDTCGFTEPVEVMTGTNVVDIDVFYSELCAVRADGSTACVSLDYDCVTSPTTRCGTPPRDAVQVAVGADFCCWRLRSGAVQCAGGNTWGQLGDGSTTRRDAATPVVGLTDAIDLDAGAVSACAVRTGGTVVCWGDNEYDQLGRGAGAPAMSTSPAPVTGIASGATQVSVRSQDACALVGGAVRCWGRDLGGTPEVIVDADATQMSAGTGESCAVIDDGVYCWGAGGTPRRVSGIP from the coding sequence CGACGACCCCGACCGCGTGCGACGGCGACGAGTCGTGCGACGACGATGCTTGGTGCAACGGCGTCGAGCGCTGCGCCCCGGGCGCGCCCGGCGCCGACGCGCGTGGCTGCGTCGCGGGCGACCCGCCGTGCGCCGCCGACGGCTGCGACGAGAGCGCCGAGCGCTGCGACGCGTGCGACGCGGACGGCGACGGCAGCGAGGCGATGGGCTGCGGCGGCGACGACTGCGACGACGACGACCGCGACCGCTTCCCGGGCAGCGTCGAGGTCTGCGACGCGGAGGCGCACGACGAGGACTGCCGCCAGGACACGTTCGGCGAGCTCGATCGCGATCGCGACGGCTACTTCGCCGCGACGTGCTGCAACGTGAGCGGCGAGGGCGTGCGCACCTGCGGCGACGACTGCGCGGACGACGATCCCGAGGTGCACCCCACCGAGGCCGAGATGTGCAATCGCCGCGACGACGACTGCGACGGAGCGGTCGACGAGCGCGCGTGCGAGGTGCCGGTCGCGGTCTCGTCGGACGCGGGGCACGCGTGCGCGGTGAGCGCGCTCGGGACGGTGTGGTGCTGGGGCCGCAATCAGTACGGTCAGCTCGGCGACGGCACGCAGACGGATCGAAGCGCGGCGGTGTCGGTCGCCGGCCTCACGGATGCGGTCGAGATCGATCTCGACGGCGTCGGCTACACGTGCGCGCGCACGACGAGCGGCGACGTGTACTGCTGGGGCGGCGACGACACGTGCGGCTTCACCGAGCCCGTCGAGGTGATGACGGGCACGAACGTCGTCGACATCGACGTGTTCTATTCCGAGTTGTGCGCGGTGCGCGCGGACGGCAGCACGGCGTGCGTGTCGCTCGACTACGACTGCGTGACGAGCCCGACGACGCGCTGCGGGACGCCGCCGCGCGACGCGGTGCAGGTCGCGGTCGGCGCGGACTTCTGCTGCTGGCGGCTGCGCAGCGGCGCGGTGCAGTGCGCGGGCGGGAACACGTGGGGCCAGCTCGGCGACGGGAGCACGACGAGGCGCGACGCCGCGACGCCGGTGGTCGGTCTGACCGACGCGATCGATCTCGACGCGGGCGCGGTCTCGGCATGCGCGGTGCGCACCGGCGGCACGGTCGTGTGCTGGGGCGACAACGAGTACGACCAGCTCGGCCGCGGCGCGGGCGCGCCGGCGATGAGCACGAGCCCGGCGCCGGTCACGGGCATCGCGAGCGGCGCGACGCAGGTGTCCGTGCGCTCGCAGGACGCGTGCGCGCTGGTCGGCGGCGCGGTGCGCTGCTGGGGCCGCGACCTCGGCGGGACGCCCGAGGTGATCGTCGACGCCGACGCGACGCAGATGTCCGCAGGCACCGGCGAGTCGTGCGCGGTCATCGACGACGGCGTGTACTGCTGGGGCGCAGGCGGCACGCCCAGGCGCGTCAGCGGCATCCCCTGA
- a CDS encoding amino acid adenylation domain-containing protein, whose amino-acid sequence MTFLLHAMLERTAAERPDHPAIREGQVATDYRTLARWSAAIAGTLRALGVKRGDRVGIHTKKTTRTLAAVFGVLRAGAAYVPLDPGAPPARVAYAIENAGIRVLVTSRARLEELGANGHLRGIEAIVVVDESAPVAAQRTARGGPRLVGWDAAIADPDRASALVGVDTDLAYILYTSGSTGVPKGVAIDHRASTCFVSWAARRFELTHADRVTSHAPLHFDLSTFDVFSSVAAGATIVIVPEGTSTFPVRFAELLERERISVTYLVPSALSMMSEHGELSKRDLGALRAVLFAGEVFAPKYLRAWLDHAPKARFYNLYGPTETNVCTYHEVDREDARTRDKPVSIGGPIENVDTFVIDEDGAHVTTPGAIGELWVRGACLARGYFGDAEKTARAFVPSPLHQGVLELAYRTGDRVRIEAGGTYEFLGRNDHLVKTRGYRVELGEIETTLGSHPAVSHAAAVPVPDALVGHLIRAFVVLADGVAAPSPGDLEQFCAERLPRYMLPESIDIVAELPLTSSGKTDRRALLESVAAREEAAE is encoded by the coding sequence ATGACGTTCCTCCTGCACGCGATGCTCGAACGGACCGCGGCGGAGCGCCCGGATCACCCGGCGATCCGCGAAGGACAGGTCGCGACCGACTACCGCACGCTCGCGCGGTGGAGCGCGGCGATCGCGGGCACGCTCCGCGCGCTCGGGGTGAAGCGCGGGGATCGCGTCGGGATCCACACCAAGAAGACGACGCGCACGCTCGCTGCGGTGTTCGGCGTGCTGCGCGCGGGCGCGGCCTACGTGCCGCTCGACCCCGGCGCGCCGCCGGCGCGCGTCGCGTACGCGATCGAGAACGCGGGCATCCGCGTGCTCGTCACGTCGCGCGCGCGGCTCGAGGAGCTCGGCGCGAACGGGCACCTGCGCGGCATCGAGGCGATCGTCGTCGTCGACGAGAGCGCGCCCGTCGCGGCGCAGCGCACCGCGCGCGGCGGTCCGCGCCTCGTCGGATGGGACGCGGCGATCGCGGATCCGGATCGCGCGTCGGCGCTGGTCGGTGTCGACACCGACCTCGCGTACATCCTCTACACGTCGGGCTCGACGGGCGTCCCGAAGGGCGTCGCGATCGACCACCGCGCGAGCACGTGCTTCGTGTCGTGGGCCGCGCGTCGCTTCGAGCTCACGCACGCCGATCGCGTCACGAGCCACGCGCCGCTGCACTTCGATCTGTCGACGTTCGACGTGTTCTCGAGCGTCGCGGCGGGCGCGACGATCGTGATCGTGCCCGAGGGCACGTCGACGTTCCCCGTGCGCTTCGCCGAGCTCCTCGAGCGCGAGCGCATCAGCGTCACGTACCTCGTGCCCTCCGCGCTCTCGATGATGTCGGAGCACGGCGAGCTCTCGAAGCGCGATCTCGGCGCGCTGCGCGCGGTGCTCTTCGCGGGCGAGGTGTTCGCGCCGAAGTACCTGCGGGCGTGGCTCGATCACGCGCCGAAGGCGCGCTTCTACAACCTCTACGGTCCGACCGAGACGAACGTCTGCACGTACCACGAGGTCGACCGCGAGGACGCGCGCACGCGCGACAAGCCGGTGTCGATCGGCGGTCCGATCGAGAACGTCGACACGTTCGTGATCGACGAGGACGGCGCGCACGTCACCACGCCGGGCGCGATCGGCGAGCTCTGGGTGCGCGGCGCGTGCCTCGCGCGCGGCTACTTCGGCGACGCGGAGAAGACGGCGCGCGCGTTCGTGCCGAGCCCGCTGCACCAGGGCGTGCTCGAGCTCGCGTACCGCACCGGCGATCGCGTGCGCATCGAGGCGGGCGGCACCTACGAGTTCCTCGGTCGCAACGACCACTTGGTGAAGACGCGCGGATACCGCGTCGAGCTCGGGGAGATCGAGACCACGCTCGGCTCGCACCCGGCGGTCTCGCACGCGGCCGCGGTGCCGGTGCCCGACGCGCTGGTGGGACACCTGATCCGCGCGTTCGTGGTGCTCGCGGACGGCGTCGCGGCGCCCTCGCCGGGCGACCTCGAGCAGTTCTGCGCCGAGCGACTGCCTCGCTACATGCTGCCCGAGTCGATCGACATCGTCGCCGAGCTGCCGCTCACGTCGAGCGGCAAGACCGACCGCCGTGCGCTCCTCGAGAGCGTCGCGGCACGAGAGGAGGCTGCGGAGTGA
- a CDS encoding phosphopantetheine-binding protein, with product MKNSERIERYVLSDLARGRARGTIGPNDDLIEAGILDSLSIVHLIRYLEQAFDIEVRDEDIVPESFRTLAGIDALVERLTARTRVA from the coding sequence GTGAAGAACAGCGAGCGGATCGAGCGCTACGTGCTGAGCGACCTCGCGCGCGGTCGCGCGCGCGGCACGATCGGACCGAACGACGATCTCATCGAGGCGGGAATCCTCGACTCGCTCTCGATCGTGCACCTGATCCGCTATCTCGAGCAGGCGTTCGACATCGAGGTGCGCGACGAGGACATCGTGCCCGAGAGCTTCCGGACGCTCGCCGGCATCGACGCGCTCGTGGAACGCCTCACCGCGCGCACGCGCGTGGCGTGA
- a CDS encoding acyl-CoA dehydrogenase family protein, translating into MDFEWDEETRAVRAHVMDVARRMFRRDRREARDLRATMRELGTLGVLGMPIPEVSGGNGAGVVAAVAALEALGEAGIDGGTAFSLGAQVWAVQMPILAFGSDAQKDAYLRRLCTGEIVGAIALSEPGAGSDLFSMRTRAEERGDRVVLHGRKAWITNAPIADVFIVLAAVGEAAGTFVRTAAFLVERDTPGLIVEALTPKLGLEESPMAEVVLDGCEVPKSAMLGRWGRGAEIFEHALTYERGALAAPFVGAMKRQLDACVEHAVERRQFGSPIGAFQAVSHRIADMKLRLETARLLLHRFAHTIATGADATLEAALVKLHVSESYVQSSLDAIQLHGASGYATELGVHADLRDAIGLRIASGTNEIQRSAIARSLGVG; encoded by the coding sequence ATGGACTTCGAGTGGGACGAGGAGACGCGCGCGGTCCGGGCTCACGTGATGGACGTCGCGCGGCGGATGTTCCGCCGCGATCGACGCGAGGCGCGCGACCTGCGCGCGACGATGCGGGAGCTGGGCACGCTCGGCGTGCTCGGCATGCCCATCCCCGAGGTGAGCGGGGGCAACGGGGCGGGCGTCGTCGCCGCGGTCGCGGCCCTCGAGGCGCTCGGTGAAGCGGGCATCGACGGCGGCACCGCGTTCTCGCTCGGCGCGCAGGTCTGGGCGGTGCAGATGCCGATCCTCGCGTTCGGCAGCGACGCGCAGAAGGACGCGTACCTCCGCCGCCTCTGCACCGGCGAGATCGTCGGTGCGATCGCGCTGAGCGAGCCGGGCGCGGGATCCGATCTCTTCTCGATGCGCACCCGCGCCGAGGAGCGCGGCGATCGCGTCGTGCTCCACGGGCGCAAGGCGTGGATCACCAACGCGCCGATCGCCGACGTGTTCATCGTGCTCGCGGCCGTCGGCGAGGCCGCAGGCACGTTCGTTCGCACCGCCGCGTTCCTCGTCGAGCGCGACACACCCGGGCTGATCGTCGAAGCGCTCACGCCGAAGCTCGGCCTCGAAGAGAGCCCGATGGCCGAGGTGGTCCTCGACGGCTGCGAGGTGCCGAAGAGCGCGATGCTCGGGCGCTGGGGGCGCGGCGCGGAGATCTTCGAGCACGCGCTCACCTACGAGCGCGGCGCGCTCGCCGCGCCCTTCGTCGGCGCGATGAAGCGACAGCTCGACGCGTGCGTGGAGCACGCCGTCGAGCGCAGACAGTTCGGCTCGCCGATCGGCGCGTTCCAGGCGGTGTCGCACCGCATCGCGGACATGAAGCTGCGGCTCGAGACCGCGCGCCTCTTGCTCCACCGGTTCGCGCACACGATCGCGACCGGCGCCGACGCGACGCTCGAGGCGGCGCTCGTGAAGCTGCACGTGAGCGAGTCGTACGTGCAGTCGTCGCTCGACGCGATCCAGCTCCACGGCGCGTCGGGCTACGCGACCGAGCTCGGCGTCCACGCCGATCTGCGCGATGCGATCGGGCTTCGCATCGCTTCGGGGACCAACGAGATCCAGCGCAGCGCGATCGCGCGATCGCTGGGAGTGGGGTGA